Proteins encoded in a region of the Eulemur rufifrons isolate Redbay chromosome 15, OSU_ERuf_1, whole genome shotgun sequence genome:
- the CNR1 gene encoding cannabinoid receptor 1, producing the protein MKSILDGLADTTFRTITTDLLYVGSNDIQGSPFQEKMTAGDNPQLVPADQVNITEFYNKSLSSYKENEENIQCGENFMDMECFMILNPSQQLAIAVLSLTLGTFTVLENLLVLCVILHSRSLRCRPSYHFIGSLAVADLLGSVIFVYSFVDFHVFHRKDSHNVFLFKLGGVTASFTASVGSLFLTAIDRYISIHRPLAYKRIVTRPKAVVAFCLMWTIAIVIAVLPLLGWNCKKLKSVCSDIFPLIDETYLMFWIGVTSVLLLFIVYAYMYILWKAHSHAVRMIQRGTQKSIIIHTSEDGKVQVTRPDQARMDIRLAKTLVLILVVLIICWGPLLAIMVYDVFGKMNKLIKTVFAFCCMLCLLNSTVNPIIYALRSKDLRHAFRSMFPSCEGTAQPLDNSMGDSDCLHKHANNAASVHRAAESCIKSTVKIAKVTMSVSTDTSAEAL; encoded by the exons ATGAAGTCGATCCTAGACGGCCTTGCAGATACTACCTTCCGCACCATCACCACAGACCTCCTCTACGTGGGCTCGAATGACATTCA GGGAAGTCCCTTCCAAGAAAAGATGACTGCCGGAGACAACCCCCAGTTGGTCCCAGCAGACCAGGTGAACATTACAGAATTTTACAACAAGTCTCTCTCATCCTACAAGGAGAATGAGGAGAACATCCAGTGCGGGGAGAACTTCATGGACATGGAGTGCTTCATGATCCTGAACCCCAGCCAGCAGCTGGCCATCGCCGTACTGTCCCTCACGCTGGGCACCTTCACGGTTCTGGAGAACTTGCTGGTGCTCTGCGTCATCCTCCACTCCCGCAGCCTCCGCTGCAGGCCTTCCTACCACTTCATCGGCAGCCTGGCAGTGGCAGACCTCCTGGGGAGCGTCATCTTTGTCTATAGCTTCGTTGACTTCCATGTGTTCCACCGCAAAGACAGCCACAACGTGTTTCTGTTCAAACTGGGCGGGGTCACAGCCTCCTTCACTGCCTCCGTGGGCAGCCTGTTTCTCACGGCCATCGACAGGTACATATCTATTCACAGGCCCCTGGCCTATAAGAGGATCGTCACCAGGCCCAAAGCCGTGGTGGCATTTTGCCTGATGTGGACCATAGCCATCGTGATCGCTGTGCTGCCTCTCCTGGGCTGGAACTGCAAGAAACTGAAATCCGTTTGCTCAGACATTTTCCCACTCATTGATGAAACCTACCTGATGTTCTGGATCGGGGTCACCAGCGTGCTGCTGCTGTTCATCGTGTATGCGTACATGTACATTCTTTGGAAGGCCCACAGCCATGCCGTCCGCATGATTCAGCGTGGCACACAGAAGAGCATCATCATCCACACGTCCGAGGATGGCAAGGTACAGGTGACCCGGCCGGACCAAGCCCGCATGGACATTAGGTTGGCCAAGACCCTGGTCCTGATCCTGGTGGTGTTGATCATCTGCTGGGGCCCTCTGCTTGCCATCATGGTGTACGACGTCTTTGGGAAGATGAACAAGCTCATTAAGACGGTGTTTGCATTCTGCTGTATGCTCTGCCTGCTGAACTCCACCGTGAACCCCATCATCTATGCTCTGAGGAGCAAGGACCTGAGACATGCTTTCCGGAGCATGTTCCCCTCATGTGAAGGCACCGCACAGCCTCTGGATAACAGCATGGGGGACTCGGACTGCCTGCACAAACATGCAAACAACGCAGCCAGCGTTCACAGGGCTGCGGAGAGCTGCATCAAGAGCACGGTCAAGATCGCCAAGGTAACCATGTCTGTGTCCACAGACACGTCTGCTGAGGCTCTGTGA